CCGAGTGGGAATCATTTGTGTTTGGAATTGGGTGGCTCATAATAGCAATTGCACGTGCAACTTTCCCAATCTTCCTTACCTATTCATAGACACAAAGTGAACCCCAAAGCAGGAGAGTGGTATGTAGCACCATATAGAAAAGCAGCCAATGGAGGTGTTAGGAAGGTTTAAAATTCCAGTAAATTTGGTTGGGATATATCAATGTTTCAGTGAAACTGCTTCTGATATATGTAAACAAAGTAGTTCAATTTTATATGGGCACGGTGGCATTTTACCTTGTTAGGCAAGTAAGATGGATCACAGACAACTTTTTTGCATTTAGCTGTTTCACCTTCTGAAGTAACACCACATACTTTCCCTTCCATATCAAATTCAACCTGCAAATATATTATATAGTGAAAGCAGAAAACAGCATATTCGATCATCTTTGTTCTCATACATGATATTTATGAGAAAAAATGGTCAAGACACTACCTTGCATTCTGGCTTATTCAACATATAAGTACCACCATAAACAGCACTTAGACGTGCAAAAGCCTGAACCATAAGACAGCACCTTAGCATGGAAGCGTCTTCAAAGCATCAAAGTGCAGTATTAAGTGGTTAACAATAGTGCAAGGAATCGAGAAACAACTGACCTGTGGGAGCTCACCCAATCCATATAACGGATAAATATAAGGTGAGCCTCCTTGGAAGCGTGCAAGAGACTCCGCATAAAGCTAACAGAAGACAGCCAATGAAATTTGTTTATGTTTGATCCAGCAATACTTAAAATGGTAGGAatataacaaaagaaaaggtggtGCTCAATACATACCTTCATTCTTTTTACTGTATCAAGGGCTGGTTCGTTTAGGTAACAATCATCCCTGTGAAGAGCAAGTGCGTGGCCAATAAAATCCACAGTATCATCACTCAATCCATGTTTCCTGAAAATGAAATGACAAATAAGGTTACTTATAATGCAGGAGGAGGGAATTCCAAGCTGAACAGTTATATAGcagttttgtttagttcttcATCATTACAACACTACAATAAGGAACTTGTATACATTGTTTGTGCACAAAATATCATCATActatatgaaagaaaagataGGCCAAAGTAGGTGAAGAATCATATAGATGAATCAGCAACACGGAGAGGAGTGATACAAGAATCATACGATATGTAACAACATGGTACAGAACAAAAATGGCAGTAAGTACTACCTTGATTTATCAGCATAGTGCAGTAATGAAAAAGAAACAATGCCAGAACGAACAGGATACTCACGAAATCAACTCTCTAGTTGTAATTCTTGTGAGATCCAGCCCCTGATGTGTTACTGGATCAGCTTCATTGTAATTTTGGACATAAACGAAAAAGTTCCTTGCTCTACGTTTCTCAAATAGACCCATCAAAGGAGATTTTAGAGCCTCCATGTCAGTGGCAGGAACCTTGTGAATCTGATGAAAACCCCCAAAAAATAGCATACTTAGAATACAGATACCACTTGTGAGAAATCCAGGAAAGATTGAACCTGCAATGTAGGACTAAGAGGGATGAGTGTAAGCTCAAGACTATTACCTTCCCTTTGCTGAAGACATAGCTTCCATCAACAGCTTTGAATGACAAATACTTTGTCACATCAGTGTGAATGAGAGTACGAACCAAAGTCCCGTTCGCCATCATAAACTGGTCAGAAAGAAAGAGCGTTTGATATATATACTTGATCAAGAAATTAACATAAGAATATACTCCTTGTAGGCTTTAAGCACTCCATGGGCTGAATTCTGAATCAAGTTATTGTTCATTACCAACAATCATACATTGACACGAAAGGCTACTAGCAGTCAGAATTGGCATGTTCCGATACCAGGCAATACAAGTACCTCTCCTGACTAAAGTAACAAGTGCCAAGGTATCTGGTATTGCAATGAATAAACAATAAAGAAACTAGCAAATGGGCAAGAATACAGAATGATATGTTCAGTTAATATTTGCTGAATATGATGTGGCAAGAAACAATAAGTACATAGATAGGTTaaatcggggggggggggggggggggggggtgtatCATACCTTTGGAACCCATGTCTACATTGTAATCTCTGCTCGCACCTAGATGTGCTGGTGGCTTATCTTCCCCCCTAAACTTCTTCCAGAGCTGTTCACAAAAAAGGAGGATTGAAAAATAAAACAGCACTTCATTAGTCATTAACTAATCAAACCAACTGAATGATTTGCCAAAGAAAAGATATAACTCAATAGATGTTACAGTTTCAAATAGAAACAAAATAATAGATCTATAGCTTCTTGCCTGGTTCAGATTTAGGGAGGTGGAATCTCCTCCGTAGTAGTCATTTCTATCCATGTGTAGAACCTGCAAATGCATTGCAAGAAATTCTTCAGAATCCATTAAGCAAATCCAACATTGGTCAACTTAAAGCTGCAGGCTGATTGTTGCACTTCAGCATCGTTCTCTCTAGTTTCAATTAATGATCCTTGATGCCTGTCTTGCCACCTGATATCAGAGGACAGACACCATCTACCGCCCTACGGAACACAGGAACAACACTTCTAGGCCCCAGAAATGAAGAGCATATGCTAGATCACAAAATTCAATGCAGTGAACCGCCCTTGAATCTAGCTAGATGTTACTAGAATTTCACTAGGTTGCTTGCTCATTTAAGAATCTAACCGTGCCCCGATCTCTCCAGTTTACAGAGTTCATGGAACTGTGGCACATTCGCAGGATTTCACGATCGTGTGAATCAATCAACTGGCTGACTCCACGGGGCAACGCCAGAGGAGCCAGATGCGCAGATAGCTTAGATAAGCACCCATCGAGGCGCACCAGGCCTGGATCAAACAGGAGGCAGGCCCAGCACCGCCTGATCTACTACCACGACGCGCACCACCAACCCCACCGCGCAGGCCCCGAGGGGCGTCCGGGGATGTGGGGGGACAACGGCAGATCGGACTCGGAAGTAACGGGGGAGGTCCGAGTGTCGGGAGGTAGGTGTATGGTGCTCACCTTGAGGCCGTCGACGGAGAGGAGACCGCTGAGGATGCACTCCTTGAGCCCCGTGCCCAGCACGATCACGTCGTACTCCTCGTCCATGGCGGCTCGGCGCGGCGGGTCCGATCTCCTGAAGCGCTAGCTAAGCGAAAgcgagaggagggaggcggcggcgcggcgcggcgcggcgatgTGGAGATgcgaggggtggtggtggagtcgAGCTGACGCAACAGCGCCGCAGGTGGAGGGGTAATAAAGACCGGTGGGGTTTGGGAGCGCGGTGCGGGAGCGGCGGAGCCGGTGCGGGCCGCGCGTCGCCGATCGCCCGGAACACGGCGCGGCGGTTTTGCGCGCGGGTCCCCGGTTTTCCGTGGTAATTGCGCGCTGGGGCCTTTCTGACTTGCTGAGATGCCCTCCCTCTAATAGTCTCTTTGTTTTTCTGATCTCGTCCCTGTGGTAGTCTCTGATGATGTTTTGTGGCGTCTTTTTCGCTTTCCGTCACGCCGGCCGGCGTGCGCGAGTAGCGCTCGAGCACATGGATGGACTAGGAAGGGTGGCGCGCCCTGCCGCGCCCGTGTACATGCGATCGTGCTGTGCTCCAAGTATGCAACGTGAATAAATAAATATAGAATGTCGTAGCGTTGTAAGCTGAATATTAATATTGTCAGGTAGTTTAAAGAGAGGAAATGTAATGACAAATTGACAGAATAAAACAGTA
This sequence is a window from Setaria italica strain Yugu1 chromosome III, Setaria_italica_v2.0, whole genome shotgun sequence. Protein-coding genes within it:
- the LOC101767963 gene encoding guanosine nucleotide diphosphate dissociation inhibitor 2 isoform X1 yields the protein MMANGTLVRTLIHTDVTKYLSFKAVDGSYVFSKGKIHKVPATDMEALKSPLMGLFEKRRARNFFVYVQNYNEADPVTHQGLDLTRITTRELISKHGLSDDTVDFIGHALALHRDDCYLNEPALDTVKRMKLYAESLARFQGGSPYIYPLYGLGELPQAFARLSAVYGGTYMLNKPECKVEFDMEGKVCGVTSEGETAKCKKVVCDPSYLPNKVRKIGKVARAIAIMSHPIPNTNDSHSVQIILPQKQLGRKSDMYVFCCSYTHNVAPKGKFIAFVSAEAETDNPQSELRPGIDLLGQVDELFFDMYDRYEPVNEPSLDNCFVSTSYDATTHFETTVTDVLSMYTAITGKTVDLSVDLSAASAAEEY
- the LOC101767963 gene encoding guanosine nucleotide diphosphate dissociation inhibitor 2 isoform X2, with amino-acid sequence MDEEYDVIVLGTGLKECILSGLLSVDGLKVLHMDRNDYYGGDSTSLNLNQLWKKFRGEDKPPAHLGASRDYNVDMVLKFMMANGTLVRTLIHTDVTKYLSFKAVDGSYVFSKGKIHKVPATDMEALKSPLMGLFEKRRARNFFVYVQNYNEADPVTHQGLDLTRITTRELISKHGLSDDTVDFIGHALALHRDDCYLNEPALDTVKRMKLYAESLARFQGGSPYIYPLYGLGELPQAFARLSAVYGGTYMLNKPECKVEFDMEGKVCGVTSEGETAKCKKVVCDPSYLPNKVRKIGKVARAIAIMSHPIPNTNDSHSVQIILPQKQLGRKSDMYVFCCSYTHNVAPKGKFIAFVSAEAETDNPQSELRPGIDLLGQVDELFFDMYDRYEPVNEPSLDNCFVSTSYDATTHFETTVTDVLSMYTAITGKTVDLSVDLSAASAAEEY